TGACCCAGGCCCGCCCGAGATGCGGCCGTCGAGCGCCCGGCGGGACGGCTCCCGAAGTCGCCGCGCCGCCCGGCGGGATGGCCGCGGCCATCTGCACAGCCGCAGGTCAGAGCTGTGGTGACTGTTCAGGCAGCTTGCGCGACGCGCTCAGGCTTCTTCGTCCACCTGGTGTTCCGGCGGGAGATACGGCGAGTCATCAGCGCGATCGCCGCCCAGGTGATCTAGCTTTCCGAGTGCTGAATGAGCCGTTCGTGGTCCCGGGCATGCCGTCGTCCGTTCATCATCCAGGCAAGCTCGTGACCTGGGCAGGCGCTTCTTCTTCGGACAACAACCCATGCGCTCGTCGGCAAGCCACTCCCCGGACCCGCCGTACCGTCATCACACCTCGGTCCGCCAGAGCGCGGGCCGCCACACCGAACCGAACCGTCGCAGACAGGGGGACAGCACCCCCGCCAGCGGCGGTACCAACAGACCCAGAGGAAGCAACATGAGTCACGAACCGCGCCCCCCGTTCCCGCCGTTCACCCGGGAGACCGCCATCCAGAAAGTCCGCCTGGCGGAAGACGGCTGGAACTCCCGCAACCCGGAAAAGGTCGCCCTCGCCTACACACCGGACTCCTACTGGCGCAACCGCGCTGAGTTCGCCACCGGCTACGACGAGATCGTCGCCTTCCTCACCCGCAAGTGGAACCGGGAGCTGGACTACCGGCTCATCAAGGAACTGTGGGCCTTCGACGGCAACCGCATCGCGGTGCGCTTCGCCTACGAGTACCACGACGATTCGGGCAACTGGTTCCGCGCCTACGGCAACGAGAACTGGGAGTTCGACGACAACGGCCTGATGCACCACCGCTACGCCTGCATCAACGAACTTCCCATCAAGGAGTCGGAGCGCAAGTTCCACTGGCCCCTCGGGCGCCGCCCCGACGACCACCCCGGCCTGAGCGACCTCGGCCTGTAACCCTCGCCGCCGCGACAGGTCCCAGGCCGGCCACCCGGCTGAGAGCCTGCCGGGTAGCCGTCGATCGGAGAGCGGACGCGGCGTGATGCGTGCGCCCGACAGGGGACAGGCCTGAGGCAGTGGGGCGAGACCGTCCCCGTCCCTTCAGGCCCGCCCTCTGCCTCTCGCAGCGAAGCCTGTGGCCTCGGCCGACAGCGGGTCGAGGCACGACAGCCCAGCGGGCAGTCGGTCGAAGCGCCTGAACCGCGCGGCCACTGAACGCGTTGTTGCAGGGCTGCACGAGCAGGCAACGGGAACCAAGCCCACGATCAAGCTCCTCTTCACCAGTAGGTCCGGGAGACGAGTGAGGCGATCGTCGGCGCGGTCACCGGTTCCCCGACCCCTCCGCGGACGCTGCTGCTCGGACGGTACGACGACGAGGGCCGCTTCCAGTACGTCGGCCGCACCACCACCCTCGCCCGGGCGGCGCGTGCTTCGGTCGCCGGCCTGCTCGCGGCCCGGCGGCGCGGGCATCCATGGACGGGCTGGTCGTTCTCCGCCGGGTGGGGCAGCCAGGGAGCAGCTGGACGTCACGCTGGTGGAACCTGAGCTGGTGGCGGAGGTCGGCGTCGACGCCGCCCGTGACGCCTCCGGCCGGTGGCGCCGTCCCGCGCGCTGGCACCGCGCCCGGCCTGACCTCACCCCCGCCGACGTCCCCCGCCTGACGGCGCCGCCGTACTGACTGATTGGAGGCACATCGCCCAGGCGTCGACGCGCCACACGGCGCTGCAGGGCTCGGCCGCATCCCCAACGGCGGCGGCCAAACGGTCCTGGGCTGGGCGAGTCCTGAGGCTGGCCGATGCCGCCGGTCTACTGCGATCGCAGTAGACCCGAGTGTCTGCGTTCGGCCAACGACGAGAGACCGGGGGGGATGCGAGCGTGAGGGTGGGCCGGGACTGGTCGGCCCGGCTCGTGTGACGTAACCCCTGGGAGGCTCGTCGATGTCCCCTCTGGCCCGCTGGTGCCACCGGCACCGGCTCGCTGTCGTCCTGGCCTGGGTGGGCCTGCTGATCGCTCTCGGCGGCGCGGTCGGTGCCATCGGCAGCAGCTTCGGCAACAGCCCGACCTCGCTGAACACCGATTCCGCCAAGGCGGCGGCCCTGCTGCAGAAGGCTGCCAGCAGTGCGGCGGGTAAGAGCGGTCGGGTCGTCTGGCAGGTGCGGGACGGCAAGGTGACCGACCCCGCCTCCGAGCGGCCGATGGCCGACGCCGTGAAGAGGATCGAGACCGCTCCGGCGTGGCCTCGGTCGGCAGCCCGTTCACGGCTGCCGGTGGGCGGCAGGTCAGCAGGGACGGTACGACGGCCTACGCCACCGTCTCGTTCGAGCAGGGCGTCAGCGACACGCAGATCGCGCGGGTGAAGCAGCTCGCCACCGCCCCGGAGTCGGCATCGCTGCACATCGCGCTGAACGGGCAGGCGTTCACCGTCAATCCCAAGCCGAACCCGGTCGCCGACGCGATGGGAATCGCGCTGGCCTTCGTGGTGCTGCTGTTCGTCTTCCGGGCGGTGTGGGTGGCGGCGCCGCCCATCATCACGGCCATCGCGGGTGTGGGCACCTCCGCGATCGCGGTGATGCTGCTCAGCCATGTGATCGCTCTGTCCGACACCACGCTGACCCTCGGCTCCCTGATCGGTCTGGGCGTGGGCATCGACTACGCCTTGTTCATCGTCAACCGGCACCGCACGAATCTGATGGCGGGCATGAGCGTCGGCGAGTCGATCGCCACGTCCCTCAATACCTCCGGTCGTGCGGTGGTCTTTGCCGGACTGACCGTCGTCGTCGCGCTGCTCGGCATGCTCACCTTGAACGTCGGCATCATCAACGGCATGGCCATCGGCGCCGCCGTCACCGTGGTGCTGACCGTGCTGGCCGCGATCACCCTGCTGCCGGCGCTGCTCGGTCTGATCGGCACGCGGGTCCTCAGCCGCCGTGAGCGCCGCGCTCTGACCGGCGGACGCGCACAGGCCGTATCCGAGTCCGGGACGGGTCTGTGGGGGCGCTGGGCCCGGCGGGTGCAGGCACGGCCGAAGACGTTCGGTCTGGTCGCTCTCGCCCTACGCGGCGAAGGGCAATGCGAGGCTTCAGCCGAACGATCGTCCTCGCATGCGATAGATGAGGCCCGGGGGGCGGAGCCGGGCCTGGCCGTCGTCGAGGTCGCGGCCGCCGATGACGAGACGGCATTCGCGGTCCAGGAGCTGCTCGCCGGGCGGTGGGCGACCGCGACCGCGGACACCACGAACCGGGCTCCCGGCGAGCCCGGTGTCCGGCTGCGCTGCTACCTGGACGTGCGCTGGGAACTCGGCACGTGGCATCGCCGGTGCCGGACCGTGCGGCACCGCGTATGCGCGGCCAGCAGCAGTCAGGCAGCGGCCTTCTTCCGGCGGCGTCCACCGCGGGCGACGGCGTCGATGAGCTCTTCCCGGCTCATCTTCGACCGGCCGGGAACCTCCTGTTCGGTCGCCCGCTGGTACAGCTCCCCCTTGCTCAGCTTCTGCAGCTGGCTCTTGCCGCCGGCACCGCGGTCGCGGGCCCGCACCGCTCCGGCCAGTGCAGGCCGGGTGCCAGCAGTTGCCGGACACGACCGTATTGGACGGCGAGTTGGTCGTACAGGAGGCCGGCCGGCTGGCCTTCAAACCTCGTCGGCATCAGCCCGTCACCGCCGCCCGCTGCGCACGACTCGCGGGCGACAGCTGGCACGCCTTGCTCGGCATCGCCCGGATGCACAACCTCGCCCTCGCCGGATAGGACAGCTGGCCACACTGTCGCCAACCATGCCCGAGACGAACCGGAGATCATTTACGGGACAACTCTTAGGCAACCGCCCAGACGGCGGGCGACCGACTTTCGCGCCAGGCCCTCAGCCGGGGGTGATCGGGAGGTCGTCGGTGTAGGCGTTGACGGGCGGGGCGATGGGGGTGGTGCGGCGGACGTCGAGCGCGGCCGTCGCGGCCTTGGTGCCGAGGGTGCCGCCGGGGTGCCAGGTGCCGGTGACGGCGAGCCAGGTGTCGGCGGGGGGCGCCGGTGTGCCGTGTACGCGGACCTTCACGGTCTGGGAGTCGGCCGCGCAGCACGTGAAGACGATGCGGGTCAGGTACCAGCCGTCGCCCCCCGGGGCCGGGGTGACGAAGCCGGTCAGCCGGACGGTACGGCCGCGGATGGCCCCGCTGTCGTCCTGCTGGACCCGTCTGGTGAACTCCGTGAGCGTCAGCGGCAGCGGGGAGGTCGCGGGCAGCGGCGCGAACGCCTTCTTGCGGGCGGCGAGCGGCTGGGCGTCGGAGCGGGCGGCGGTGTAGGCGCCGAGCGCGGGCGGGGTCCACAGCAGCAGGCTCAGCGCCGGGAGCAGGAGCAGCCAGGCGATCCTCGGCGGTCCTGCGTGGTCGTGGCCGTGGTGCCCTTCGCCGGGGTCCCGGGAGAGCGCCGCCGCGAGAGCGAGCAGCAGCAGGACGGCGCCGGAGGCGAGGAGCAGGGGGCGCAGCCCGGCCTTGACGTAGCGCAGGTAGGTGTCCGTGAACAGGCTGATGTGCAGCAGTCCGGCGCCGGTCAGGGCGGGCAGCAGGGTCTGGACGGGCCGTCTCACAGCAGGGCGCCTCCGATCAGGGCCCCGGCGGCAACGGCCACGACCAGGGTCGCCGTGCAGAACCGCCAGGCGAAGGCGCGGCCGAAGGTGCCCGCCTGGAGGGCGATCAGCTTGAGGTCGACCATCGGGCCGACCACCATGAACACGAGCCGGGCGGTCGGCGGGAACCCGGTCAGCGAGGCGGCCACGAACGCGTCGGCCTCCGAGCAGACCGCCAGCAGCACGGCGAGCCCGGCCAGGAAGAGCACCGACAGCCAGGGGGTGCCGGAGAAGGCGTCGAGGACGGCGCGCGGTACGGCGACGTTGAAGGTGGCGGCCGCCATGGCGCCCAGCACGAGGAAGCCGCCGGCGTGCAGGAAGTCGTGCTGGAAGCCGAGCCGGAACTCGGTCCAGCGGCCGTGGCCGTGCTCGTGGCCGTGCGCGTGTCCGGTGGGCCGGCGGCGCAGGACGGGGCGCAGCCACTTCTCGTCGCCCCGCCACAGCCACAGCCAGCCCATCGCGGCGGCCGTGCCGAGGGAGGCGAGCAGCCGGGCGGCGACCATCGCGGGATCGCCCGGGAAGGCGACCGCGGTGGCGGTGAGCACCACGGGGTTGATGGCGGGCGCGGAGAGCAGGAACGCGAAGGCGGCGGCCGGGGTGACACCCCGGCGGATCAGACTGTTGGCGACGGGCACGGAGGCGCACTCGCAGCCCGGCAGCACCGCGCCGGCCACGCCCGCGACCGGCACGGCGAGCGCGGGCCGCTTCGGCAGCACCCGGGTGAACAGGTCGGGGGGCACGAAGGCGTTGATCGCACCGGACAGCACGGTGCCGAGGATCAGGAAGGGGAGTGCCTGGACGGTGATGGCCAGGCAGACGGTGCGCCAGGCCTGAACGGCCGGCTGGTCCGCCCACCGCGCGCCGCCCAGCAGCAGCACCACCGCGACGCCCGCCGCCAGGGCGGCCGTGACGAGCGGCCAGGGCCGGACGCGGCGCACGGGCGGGTGGAGGGGGACGACCGCCACGCCCTCCCGCACGCCGACCGGTTCATCCGTTTTCTCCATGGTCACTCCGGATGTCGGGGTCCGCCGACGATATGCGAGGACCTCGGCCCGGCCGCGCACCCACGCCGCCGCGTGCGCCGCATGACGCCCGACACGGTGGCTCTTCTCACAATTCGGGCGAAAGGGGGCTTCGAGTGACGGCAGCCACTTCGCTCGGGGCGGATTTTGTCTACGTTCACGAACCATGTCCTCGCATCCGCCCCGCACCGCACGCCGCACGGCCGGAGTCCTCCTCGCCACGGTGACCGCCCTGCTCGCCGCCGGGGTTCCCGCGGCGACCGCCGCCACCCCGGCTCCGGCACCCAAGCCGTCCCAGCCCACGCCCGACCCCAAGCCGTCCTCGCCCAAGCCGTCGCGGTCCGCTCCGGCCGCGAAGCCGTCAGGGCCCGCCGCCCCCGCGCCCAAGTCTTCCGAGCCCCCCGCCCCGGTGCCCGACCCCCACGCCACGGCGGCCGTCCTCGACCTCGACGCGGGCGGCGACTCGCCCGTGGTGCACGGCCCGGACCGCGCCTACGACACCGCCAGCATCGTCAAGGTCGACATCCTCGCCACGCTGCTGCTCCAGGCCCAGGACGCCCACCGCTCCCTCACCGACGAGGAGCGCGGCCACGCCGAGCCGATGATCCGGCGCAGCGACAACGCCTCGGCCGACGCCCTGTGGCGGGAGATCGGCCGCGCCCCCGGCCTGGAGGCGGCCAACAAGCGCCTCGGGCTGACCTCGACCACGGGCGGCTCCGGCGGCAGGTGGGGCCTGACCCGGACGACCGCGAGCGATCAGATACGGCTGCTGCGCGCGGTCTTCGACGACACCACCCCCTCCGCGCTCACCCCGGCCTCCCGGGCCTACATCCGCACCCTGATGGGCGAGGTGCTGCCCGAGCAGTCCTGGGGCGTCTCGGCCGTGGACGCGGCCGGCGCCACTACGAAGCTGAAGAACGGCTGGCTGGAGCGGAGCGCCACGCGCCTGTGGGACGTCAACAGCGTCGGCGCGGTCACCGTCGACGGCCACCGCTGCCTCGTCGCCGTCCTCTCCGACGGCAGCGCCTCCATGGACGCGGGCGTCTCCCTGGTGGAGCGCACCGCCCGCGAGGCCGTGTCGTAAGGCGACACGGAAGGCGCTTTTCGGGCGCCGTGGATGGGGCACGCGGCGGGGGTACGACTCCCGACCAAAGGGGCGGTGCCGACATGGCCGAGTACGAACGTTCCCGCACGATGCCCGCGCAGCCCGAGCACGTCTTCGACCAGGCGGCCAACGTCACCCAGCTGGACACCTGGCTGCCGGACGCCCTGCACGTGGCTCCCGAGGAGCCGCCCGCCGTCACGGTGCACGAGGCCGGCGCCGACCAGGACACCGCGGCGCTGCTGCGGGCCGAACCCGACCAGATGCGTCTGGAATGGGGCACCCGCGAGCAGGGCGAGTACGCCGGCTGGCTCCAGGTGGCGGGCATCGGCAGCGGCGCCAGCGAGGTGACCGTCCACCTGTCCTTCTTCGACGAGCGCCACGACCCGGGCGAACGCGCGGTCACCGAGGCCCTGGAGGGCAGCCTGCGCCGGCTGGAGGAACAGGTGCGCCTGCGCACCGACAACCCGGCCGGCTGAGGCACGGGAGGCGGCGGGGCCTCGCCCTCCCGGCGGCCCGCGCGGCACGGCATGGAACCCGACGGATGTCCCGTACAACCGTCCGGGTGGCACAGACGTCTCACAGAGCGGGGAACTCACGTTCCCCGCTTGTCAGTTCGTCCACCGCCGTCGCTCCAGTCAGAGGATTCCATGCCCTTCAGCTCCCCCGGCCCCCGTGCACTGCGCCAGAGCGCGGGCGCGTTCGGTGCCGTCGCCCTGATCGCTCTGGGCGCCACACCGGCCACGGCCGCCGACGACCCCACGACCGGCCTGGTGCTGGGCGGGATCGCCCCGTTCGAGAAGGTGAAGCCGGGCAGCGACCTCCAGCTCGCACCCACGTTCACCAACACCGGCGACGCGGCGCTGGACAAGGTCTGGATGTCGTACTCCGTCACCCGCGGCCTGAGCCAGCCCGAGGTGCCCGCCAACTGCCTGCGCTACGAGATCGCCGCGGCCGACGAGGAGCCGGGGCGCTCCGAGGTGGTCTGCGAGTTCGACCAGCCGGTGCGCCCCGGCGTCGTCTACGCGCCGGAGCGCCCGCTGTCCCTGAAGGCGCTCGACCGGGCCCTGTACGACCGGCTGCGGGTGACGGTGGACTCCGCCGACACCGGCCCGGGCGACAACGCCTCGGCCCCGGTGCGCGGCACCGCTCCCGCGGTGAAGCTGGCCGAGCGGCCCGACCAGAAGCCGGCGCAGCCCGGTTCCGGGCAGCACGACGGCTGGGACGCCGCGGACGTCACGGTGACCGCCGACAACACGGCCGACTTCCAGGTGACCGGCGCCCGGCTGCGCGGCCGGGTCGGGGACACGGTCACGCTGCGGGTGACGTACAAGAACGCGGGCCCCGCCTGGGTGCTGCGGGACCTGGGCCAGAGCGCCACCCACGTCCTGGTCACGCTGCCCGAGGGCACCTCGATGGTCAGGGCCGACGGTTTCTGCAAGAACACCGGGGCCGAGTCCTACGCCTGCGGCACCGGCGAGTCCTGGGTGACCGAGGGCGGCGGGCAGACCTACACCTTCAAGGTGAAGATCGACGAGGCGGCGCCCGGGGCGAAGGGCTATGTCGAACTCGCCGAGGAGCCCCGGCCGTTCGACCACGTGAAGAAGAACGACACCGCGGTCGTCACGCTCGCCGTCACCGGTGGCGGCAGCACGGGCGGGGGCGCGCAGGGCGGCGGTGACGCGACGGGCGGCACCGGCTCCACCACGACCACGGGCGGCACCGGCAAGGGCACCGGCGGCACGGCCACGACCGGCGGGTCGTCCACCACCGGCGGCACCACCGGTACCTCGGGCACCGCGGCCACCGGTGGCACCGGCGGTACGTCCGGCACGACCACGGGCGGCAGCCTGGCGAACACCGGTGCCGGTTCGGCGCTGCCGCTGGCGGGCGCCGCGGGCGCGGCCGTACTGGCCGGCGCCGGTGTGCTGGTGGCCGTGCGCCGCCGGGGCGGCCGGCCGGAGTGACCCCCCGCTCGGCCTGACCGGCGGCGCCGCCGGTCAGGTCCCCGAGCCGACGCCCCGGGTGGTGTACGCGCACTCGGTGTAGATGTACCCGGGCCGGAGCTTGGCGGTGTCCGAGCCCGCGGTGGTCACCTTGCCGCTGTCCGGCTTGTGCACGAAGTAGGTGGTGCCGGGCGGGAGTTGGATGGTGCGCTGCGGGTAGTCCCTGCCGCCGCCGCACGGCTTGAAGGTGGACAGCAGCGTCTCGTACATCGAGTACGACGAGCAGCTCCCGCACCCCTTGAGGGTGAAGCTGCCGGTGACCGGTCCGGTGTACAGGACGGTGACGTCGTCCGGGCTGTCGTTCTTCACGGTGACGCTGATGCTGCCGCCGGAGGCCGTGGTGGGCAGCTTCTTGCCGGCCGCCGGGATGGTCTGGGCGACCTCGGCGGCTATCTCGATCTTCCGGGCCCGCTCCCGGTTCTTGTGGTGGGGGTGACCGGCGACGAAGTCGGCCATGGTCTTCTGCGCGCTGAGGAAGTCGCCGTTCCCGTACTCCTCGATGCCGCAGGAGTACGCCCCGTCGTCGCCGCTGCGCTTGGCCCGGGCCGCGGCCCGGGCCAAGCCGCCGTCGGCGTCGCCCGCGGTGGCGGACAGTTCGCCGATGCCGGTGTTCAGCCGGTTCAGCTTCTCCACGGCCGCACAGGCCTGGGAGCCGATGGCCTTCTCCTCGCTGCTCACCTCCGCGTCGACGGCGGAGGCGACCCTGGCCGCCTGCGGGGACCGGGGGAAAGTCTTCATCAGGTCGCCGAAGTGGGCGACCCAGTTGGTCGTGTCGCCCACGGCGATCTGCTGGGTCCCGCACTCGTAGAGCGAGGTCGCCAGCCGGTCGTCGGGCCAGCCGGCCAGGGAGCCGAGGACGGACTTGGGCAGGCGGTCGGGCACCGTGCGCAGGTAGGTCAGCGGGGCTATGGCGTCGCAGTACTCCTGGTCGGCGTAGGGGGCGGCGACCGTGGCGTAGTAGGCGTGCAGGCTGTCCGGGAGCTTGTGGGCGGCGCGGGAACCGGAGTGGCCGACGGCGATGTCGCGGTAGACGGAGAGGGCCTCGTCGTAGTCGCTCCGCGCCCCGTTGTACGGCTTGGTCCGGTCGGCCGCCACCAGACGGTCGGCGCGCGCCAGGCGGTCGACGAGCGCCTGCTGGACGGCCTCGTCGTGGGCGCTGCGGTACCAGAGCGTGCCGCCGGCCGGAACGGCGAGCAGCACCAGGCCGAGCAGCGCCGCGAGGGGCGTGCGGCCCGGCCGGGCGAGGTGGGTGCGGTATCCGAGGTGGGCACCGTGGGCTGCCGCGAGGACCAGGACCAGGAGGTAGCCGGCGAGGACGGCGCCCGGGACGCCGTCGGCGTCGGCAGGCAGGGCGACGAGCAGCAGGATGCCGGTCGCCACCCAGCAGGCGGCCGTCAGCAGCCGGCGGCGCAGCAGGGCGTAGCCGAGGCCGAGGCCGGTCAGGTTGAGCAGGGCGACGGCGACGGCCCGCCACGCGTCCGGGGGCGCGGGCGGCGGAGCGGTCGGCATGGGGGGCACGCTGTGTCCCTGGCCCGGGCCCCACGGCCAGGGCAATGCGGGATCACCGGCTCTTCCGGTGTCCCCAGGCCCTCCCGGGCCCCCGAAATCTCCGGACATGACCACTCCCCTTTTGTTCGACAATCCCACGATCCGAGGCACCGATTCTAACGGTCCTCTCATCCGAGAGGACCCCCAACAACCGCTCTGTTACGGGCACTTGACCTCACCGGCCCGACGAGTCGCGACGCGCCGCGCTGTCGTGTCCCGGCGGTGGACGGCGGCCGACGACAGGGAGACGGCGGCCCGCCGGGCCGGAACCGAGCGCGCCCCCTCCTTCTCACCGCTCCGCGTCGCCTGACCGGCCCAATGCGGGTGCGTCAAAGGGGCGAGGAGCCGTGACCGGTGTGACCGTGGTGGAAGGAATCCCCCGGGCGCGCCCTCAGCGGCCCGGGGCGCACCAGTGACGAGGAGGCGGGATGCCGGACCAGGTCGGCACGAGCGGGTCCGTGCTCGCGGACGGCGCCGACGCGACCGACGCCACGGCCTTCGAGCAGCTCGGCGCGGTCGCGGACGCGGTGCTCTACGAGGGCTATCTGCTCTACCCGTACCGCCGTTCCTCCCCCAAGAACCGCGTCCGCTGGCAGTTCGGGGTGCTCCTGCCCCGGGCCTGGGTGGAGCGCGACGGACCGGTGGCGCCCGGGATCTCCGGTTCCGCGGACTCCTGGTACCAGCGCACCGAGTGCCTGCTGCGGGTGCGGCGGGAGGACGCGGTGGTACGGCTGCGGGTGCGGTACCTCCAGATGCAGCACAAGCAGGTGGAGGCCGCCGACGGCACCGGCGGGCACCGCCCGGTGGAGTCCCTGCGGACGGACGACGGCGCCGCCCACCTCTCCTTCGACGAGGCCGTGCCGCGCGAGACCGAACTGACCGTGCCGCTGGCCGACTTGCTGGACGGCGACCGTACCGTCGCGGTCACCGCCCCCGCCGGGACCGAGCAGGAGCCGCTTCCCGCGGACGCGGGGCGGATCCTGCGGCGCCGCCGACGGCTGCGGGCCGAGACCACCGTCGGCGTGCGGCCGCTGGCGCCCGGGCTGTACCGGCTGCTGGTGCGCACCGAGAACACGGGCGAGCCGGCCGACCCCGGGGCGGTGCGGAACGAGGCGCTGCGCGACGCGCTGATCGCCACCCACACGCTCATCGGCGGCGAGGGCGTGGAGTTCGCCTCGCTGATCGATCCGCCCGCGGAGCTGGCCGGGCACGCGCGCGAGTGCCGCAACGCGTTCACCTTCCCGGTCCTCGGCGGCGCGGCCGCCTCCCCGGCGGACGGTGACGGCGACGGGGAGACGGGCCAGGTGCTGCTGTCGGCGCCGATCATCCTGCCGGACCGTCCCCAGGTGGCGCCGGAGAGCCCGGGCGACCTGCACGACGCGGCGGAGATCGACGAGATCCTGACCCTGCGCACGATGCTGCTGACCGACGAGGAGAAGGCGGAGGCCCGCGCCACCGACCCGCGGGCCGCGCACATCCTCGACCGGGTCGACACCATGCCCCGGGAGGTCTTCGAACGCC
This Streptomyces misionensis DNA region includes the following protein-coding sequences:
- a CDS encoding DUF1348 family protein, with translation MSHEPRPPFPPFTRETAIQKVRLAEDGWNSRNPEKVALAYTPDSYWRNRAEFATGYDEIVAFLTRKWNRELDYRLIKELWAFDGNRIAVRFAYEYHDDSGNWFRAYGNENWEFDDNGLMHHRYACINELPIKESERKFHWPLGRRPDDHPGLSDLGL
- a CDS encoding serine hydrolase, whose amino-acid sequence is MSSHPPRTARRTAGVLLATVTALLAAGVPAATAATPAPAPKPSQPTPDPKPSSPKPSRSAPAAKPSGPAAPAPKSSEPPAPVPDPHATAAVLDLDAGGDSPVVHGPDRAYDTASIVKVDILATLLLQAQDAHRSLTDEERGHAEPMIRRSDNASADALWREIGRAPGLEAANKRLGLTSTTGGSGGRWGLTRTTASDQIRLLRAVFDDTTPSALTPASRAYIRTLMGEVLPEQSWGVSAVDAAGATTKLKNGWLERSATRLWDVNSVGAVTVDGHRCLVAVLSDGSASMDAGVSLVERTAREAVS
- a CDS encoding DUF6207 family protein, whose amino-acid sequence is MASVGSPFTAAGGRQVSRDGTTAYATVSFEQGVSDTQIARVKQLATAPESASLHIALNGQAFTVNPKPNPVADAMGIALAFVVLLFVFRAVWVAAPPIITAIAGVGTSAIAVMLLSHVIALSDTTLTLGSLIGLGVGIDYALFIVNRHRTNLMAGMSVGESIATSLNTSGRAVVFAGLTVVVALLGMLTLNVGIINGMAIGAAVTVVLTVLAAITLLPALLGLIGTRVLSRRERRALTGGRAQAVSESGTGLWGRWARRVQARPKTFGLVALALRGEGQCEASAERSSSHAIDEARGAEPGLAVVEVAAADDETAFAVQELLAGRWATATADTTNRAPGEPGVRLRCYLDVRWELGTWHRRCRTVRHRVCAASSSQAAAFFRRRPPRATASMSSSRLIFDRPGTSCSVARWYSSPLLSFCSWLLPPAPRSRARTAPASAGRVPAVAGHDRIGRRVGRTGGRPAGLQTSSASARHRRPLRTTRGRQLARLARHRPDAQPRPRRIGQLATLSPTMPETNRRSFTGQLLGNRPDGGRPTFAPGPQPGVIGRSSV
- a CDS encoding TIGR03943 family putative permease subunit; the encoded protein is MRRPVQTLLPALTGAGLLHISLFTDTYLRYVKAGLRPLLLASGAVLLLLALAAALSRDPGEGHHGHDHAGPPRIAWLLLLPALSLLLWTPPALGAYTAARSDAQPLAARKKAFAPLPATSPLPLTLTEFTRRVQQDDSGAIRGRTVRLTGFVTPAPGGDGWYLTRIVFTCCAADSQTVKVRVHGTPAPPADTWLAVTGTWHPGGTLGTKAATAALDVRRTTPIAPPVNAYTDDLPITPG
- a CDS encoding ATP-dependent DNA ligase, producing the protein MEPELVAEVGVDAARDASGRWRRPARWHRARPDLTPADVPRLTAPPY
- a CDS encoding SRPBCC family protein yields the protein MAEYERSRTMPAQPEHVFDQAANVTQLDTWLPDALHVAPEEPPAVTVHEAGADQDTAALLRAEPDQMRLEWGTREQGEYAGWLQVAGIGSGASEVTVHLSFFDERHDPGERAVTEALEGSLRRLEEQVRLRTDNPAG
- a CDS encoding permease, with product MEKTDEPVGVREGVAVVPLHPPVRRVRPWPLVTAALAAGVAVVLLLGGARWADQPAVQAWRTVCLAITVQALPFLILGTVLSGAINAFVPPDLFTRVLPKRPALAVPVAGVAGAVLPGCECASVPVANSLIRRGVTPAAAFAFLLSAPAINPVVLTATAVAFPGDPAMVAARLLASLGTAAAMGWLWLWRGDEKWLRPVLRRRPTGHAHGHEHGHGRWTEFRLGFQHDFLHAGGFLVLGAMAAATFNVAVPRAVLDAFSGTPWLSVLFLAGLAVLLAVCSEADAFVAASLTGFPPTARLVFMVVGPMVDLKLIALQAGTFGRAFAWRFCTATLVVAVAAGALIGGALL